From Salinirubellus salinus, the proteins below share one genomic window:
- the sufD gene encoding Fe-S cluster assembly protein SufD: MSTGLQSVLSEGTVREISEGRDEPEWLLQQRLDALEALDDLAFPAVIKTPGRKWTDLADLDFESFVDPLTQSDEKDQVGPSGVEVLPFAEAVDAHPELVESAFGNVVDPQTNYLTALSTALFTSGTVIYVPEGVNAEDVKVRTTMNSRSLFNYTLVVAEESSSVTILERQQTGDEVDGARYYSGITEIATGENAYVQYGSMQDLDQETYNYQLKRGVTDTYGTCNIVDANVGSRLTKTSVEVELEGDSSETKIVGAFYGHDDQHFDIDSRVWHEGEHTTADLVTRGVIDDDSRSVYEGVQNVGREAWDTSSYQRENTLMLSDESEADASPKLIINNHDTEASHSATVGQVDQQELFYMKSRGVPEQLAKNMLVEGFYVPVLDEIEVEELREDLLEVIRARLASRTA; encoded by the coding sequence ATGAGCACGGGACTCCAGTCCGTCCTGTCCGAAGGGACGGTACGAGAGATCAGCGAGGGGCGCGACGAGCCCGAGTGGCTGCTCCAGCAGCGGCTGGACGCCCTCGAGGCGCTCGACGACCTCGCGTTCCCGGCGGTCATCAAGACGCCGGGGCGCAAGTGGACGGACCTCGCGGACCTAGACTTCGAGTCGTTTGTCGACCCGCTCACGCAGTCCGACGAGAAGGACCAGGTCGGTCCCTCGGGCGTCGAGGTGCTCCCGTTCGCGGAGGCCGTCGACGCGCACCCCGAACTCGTCGAGTCCGCGTTCGGGAACGTCGTCGACCCGCAGACGAACTACCTCACGGCACTCTCGACGGCGCTGTTCACGTCGGGGACGGTCATCTACGTCCCGGAGGGCGTGAACGCCGAGGACGTGAAGGTGCGGACGACGATGAACTCCCGGTCGCTGTTCAACTACACGCTCGTGGTCGCCGAGGAGTCCTCCTCGGTCACCATCCTGGAGCGCCAGCAGACCGGCGACGAGGTCGACGGCGCGCGCTACTACTCCGGCATCACGGAGATCGCCACGGGTGAGAACGCGTACGTCCAGTACGGGTCGATGCAGGACCTCGACCAGGAGACGTACAACTACCAGCTCAAGCGCGGCGTAACCGACACCTACGGCACCTGCAACATCGTCGACGCGAACGTCGGCTCCCGGCTGACGAAGACGAGCGTCGAGGTGGAGCTGGAGGGCGACTCCTCGGAGACGAAGATCGTCGGGGCGTTCTACGGCCACGACGACCAGCACTTCGACATCGACTCGCGCGTCTGGCACGAGGGCGAACACACGACCGCGGACCTCGTCACCCGCGGCGTCATCGACGACGACTCGCGCTCGGTCTACGAAGGTGTCCAGAACGTCGGCCGCGAGGCCTGGGACACCTCGTCGTACCAGCGCGAGAACACGCTGATGCTGAGTGACGAGAGCGAGGCCGACGCCTCCCCGAAGCTCATCATCAACAACCACGACACGGAAGCGAGCCACTCGGCGACCGTGGGGCAGGTGGACCAGCAGGAGCTGTTCTACATGAAGTCCCGCGGCGTCCCCGAGCAGCTGGCGAAGAACATGCTCGTCGAGGGGTTCTACGTCCCCGTGCTCGACGAGATCGAGGTCGAGGAGCTGCGCGAGGACCTGCTGGAGGTCATCCGCGCGCGTCTCGCGTCCCGCACCGCGTGA